In one Lolium rigidum isolate FL_2022 chromosome 3, APGP_CSIRO_Lrig_0.1, whole genome shotgun sequence genomic region, the following are encoded:
- the LOC124694163 gene encoding uncharacterized protein LOC124694163 produces the protein MLQAGSERRLLPAGSMWVPGMSLQPAPYGGASPSARALEIARRRDEMLGMLHGLPESDYELSLTDLVEKTAGGLPLPPPLPPSPSERKEPIPSPLGRPGWPSDQQTAAKTERRGSSRRRSESGSGSARSSFRSSSDSVLLNFYMPRSITRSFTAPRAGGRGPSVPARAAVVPDDSNKRERDSDSVKCWPMMPWDRRWRKSSRRDAAGGEFEAILKN, from the exons ATGCTGCAGGCGGGCTCGGAGCGGCGGTTACTACCGGCGGGGAGCATGTGGGTGCCGGGGATGAGCCTGCAGCCGGCGCCGTACGGGGGCGCGTCTCCGTCGGCGAGGGCGCTGGAGATCGCGCGGAGGCGGGACGAGATGCTCGGGATGCTGCACGGCCTCCCCGAGTCCGACTACGAGCTCTCCCTCACCGACCTCGTCGAGAAGACCGCCGGTGGCCTGCCccttccgccgccgctgccgccgagccCGAGCGAGAGGAAGGAGCCGATCCCGAGCCCCCTGGGGAGGCCGGGTTGGCCGTCCGACCAGCAGACGGCGGCGAAGACGGAGAGGCGGGGCTCCTCGAGAAGGCGGAGCGagagcgggagcgggagcgcgaggagcagcttccgcagCAGCAGCGACAGCGTCCTCCTCAACTTCTACATGCCCCGCTCCATCACCCGCAGCTTCACCGCCccgcgcgccggcggccgcggGCCATCGGTCCCCGCCAGGGCCGCCGTCGTTCCCGACGACTCCAACAAGAG GGAGAGAGACAGCGACTCCGTCAAGTGCTGGCCGATGATGCCGTGGGACCGGCGGTGGCGGAAGTCCAGCCGgcgggacgcggccggcggcgagtTTGAGGCAATCCTAAAGAACTAA